One window of the Takifugu rubripes chromosome 13, fTakRub1.2, whole genome shotgun sequence genome contains the following:
- the hnrnph3 gene encoding heterogeneous nuclear ribonucleoprotein H3 isoform X2, translated as MCAWVEGLRIVPNGITLPVDYQGRSTGEAFVQFASKEIAEKALGKHKERIGHRYIEIFKSSRNEIRAYYELPRRGMGGQRPGPYDRPMISGPRGGFFGPGPGRGGSLMEPMRSGGGYGGGYTSFDGYNGFNNYSFGNGMFDERLRGERGGRGSRQNETTSSHRMGGHGYSGQNDGGPGFHSGHFVHMRGLPFRATEGDVAKFFSPLNPLRVHIDFAPNGKSTGEADVEFRSHEDAVAAMSKDKNHMQHRYIELFLNSTSSGASELGRGGGNYYSNSGGGSGSRSSGLRNSY; from the exons ATGTGTGCTTGGGTTGAAGGGTTGAGAATCGTGCCAAATGGGATTACTCTTCCAGTGGACTACCAGGGGAGGAGCACAGGGGAAGCCTTCGTGCAGTTTGCTTCAAAGGAGATAGCAGAAAAGGCTCTGGGGAAACACAAGGAAAGAATAGGGCACAG GTATATAGAGATTTTTAAGAGCAGCCGTAATGAGATCAGAGCCTATTATGAGTTGCCACGGAGGGGGATGGgaggccagagaccagggccTTATGATAGACCCATGATCAGTGGCCCCAGAGGAGGATTCTTTGGACCAGGGCCCGGACGCGGGGGTTCCCTGATGGAGCCGATGAGGAGTGGAGGGGGCTATGGAGGAG GTTACACGAGTTTTGATGGCTACAATGGTTTCAACAACTATTCCTTTGGTAACGGCATGTTTGATGAGCGActgagaggggagagaggtggaagag GAAGTCGTCAAAATGAAACCACAAGCTCTCACA GGATGGGGGGTCATGGCTACAGCGGTCAAAATGACGGTGGCCCCGGGTTTCACAGTGGCCACTTTGTTCACATGAGGGGTTTACCTTTCCGTGCTACAGAGGGCGACGTCGCTAAA tTCTTCTCTCCGTTAAATCCACTGCGAGTCCACATTGATTTCGCCCCCAATGGCAAGTCGACTGGAGAAGCAGACGTAGAGTTCCGCTCACATGAAGATGCAGTGGCAGCCATGTCTAAAGACAAGAATCACATGC AACATCGCTACATTGAACTGTTTCTTAACTCGACATCCAGTGGTGCATCTGAACTGG gtCGTGGTGGGGGTAACTACTACAGTAATTCAGGAGGGGGCAGTGGTTCCCGGAGTAGTGGACTTAGAAATTCTTACTGA